The proteins below are encoded in one region of Aeromonas veronii:
- a CDS encoding SRPBCC family protein encodes MSTGTVTLHRVLKAPPDRVYRAFIEGAALAKWLPPHGFTCKVEHLEARVGGRFRMAFTNFGTGHSHAFGGEYQELEPGKRIRYTDRFDDPNLPGEMRVTIRLTQVLCGTELAIEQAGIPALIPVEMCYLGWQESLTQLAALVEPEIPNE; translated from the coding sequence ATGAGCACAGGCACAGTGACACTGCATCGCGTCCTCAAGGCACCGCCGGATCGGGTCTATCGCGCCTTCATCGAAGGGGCGGCGCTGGCCAAGTGGCTGCCGCCACACGGCTTCACCTGCAAGGTGGAGCACCTGGAGGCCCGGGTCGGCGGCCGCTTTCGCATGGCATTCACCAATTTCGGCACAGGCCACTCCCACGCCTTCGGCGGCGAGTATCAGGAGCTGGAGCCGGGCAAGCGCATCCGCTACACCGACCGTTTTGACGATCCCAACCTGCCGGGGGAGATGCGGGTCACTATCAGACTGACCCAGGTGCTGTGCGGCACCGAGCTCGCCATCGAACAAGCGGGGATCCCGGCACTTATCCCGGTGGAGATGTGCTACCTCGGCTGGCAGGAATCCCTGACCCAGCTGGCCGCACTGGTGGAGCCGGAGATACCGAACGAATAA
- a CDS encoding LysR family transcriptional regulator, with amino-acid sequence MDLRRLITLKTVIEEGSFVKASRKLCCTQSTITFHIQQLEQELSLQFFEKIGRRMCLTKAGQNIMPHVHEMIRVMAGLRQAAQQDAEPSGELRVAIGETLLAYKMPAVLERFKRLAPGVRLSLQSLNCYVIRDALLADEADLGIFYRVGNDAALQMESFGEQPLVLVASPALSGIDFTRPDQHLPVSFIINEPQCIFRQLFESTLRQRGITLDGTIELWSIESIKRCVASNLGVSFLPRFTVERELSSGELQELPFSPTPLVITALCAHHAGKFVSPAMRVFMACVQACLTEEEPPAANAATHGEQDARRLTTS; translated from the coding sequence ATGGATCTGCGACGTCTCATTACCCTCAAGACGGTGATCGAGGAGGGCTCCTTCGTGAAGGCATCCCGCAAGCTCTGCTGCACCCAGTCGACGATAACCTTCCATATCCAGCAGCTGGAACAGGAGCTTTCGCTGCAATTCTTCGAAAAAATAGGCCGCCGCATGTGCCTGACCAAGGCCGGGCAGAATATCATGCCGCATGTGCACGAGATGATCCGGGTAATGGCCGGTCTGCGCCAGGCGGCACAGCAGGACGCAGAGCCGAGCGGCGAGCTCAGGGTTGCCATCGGCGAAACCCTGCTGGCCTACAAGATGCCGGCGGTGCTCGAGCGCTTCAAGCGGCTGGCTCCCGGGGTGCGCCTGTCGCTCCAGTCCCTGAACTGCTACGTCATTCGCGATGCGTTGCTGGCGGATGAGGCCGATCTCGGCATCTTCTACCGGGTCGGCAACGATGCCGCCCTGCAGATGGAGAGCTTTGGCGAGCAACCCCTGGTGCTGGTAGCCTCCCCCGCCCTCAGCGGTATCGACTTCACCCGCCCGGATCAACACCTGCCGGTCAGCTTCATCATCAACGAGCCCCAGTGCATCTTCCGCCAGCTGTTCGAGAGCACCCTTCGCCAGCGTGGCATCACCCTGGACGGCACCATAGAGCTGTGGAGCATAGAGAGCATCAAGCGCTGCGTGGCCAGCAACCTCGGCGTCTCCTTCCTGCCCCGCTTCACCGTCGAGCGGGAGCTGAGTTCGGGGGAACTGCAGGAGCTGCCCTTCTCCCCCACGCCCCTCGTCATCACGGCCCTGTGCGCCCACCACGCCGGCAAGTTTGTCAGCCCCGCCATGCGGGTATTTATGGCGTGCGTGCAGGCGTGCCTGACAGAGGAGGAGCCGCCAGCGGCAAATGCGGCCACTCATGGCGAGCAGGACGCGCGCCGCCTGACGACAAGCTGA
- the eamB gene encoding cysteine/O-acetylserine transporter has translation MTSTLVSAFLTYTLITAMTPGPNNFLALSAANQHGLRRSGRVLAGMNAGFLLIMLLCALFTFTLINLSPALVGWLSWAGAAYVLWLAWRIATSGSNLSSADGALPGFWTSFWLQFVNVKIILYGITALSTFVLPHTTELVWVLAVSLLLALIGSLGNLCWALAGHLLQPLFQRHGRILNLTLAALLVYCAIRMLI, from the coding sequence ATGACCTCGACCCTTGTCAGCGCATTTTTGACCTACACCCTGATCACGGCCATGACGCCGGGACCGAACAATTTCCTGGCCCTGAGCGCCGCCAATCAGCATGGTTTGCGTCGCAGTGGCCGGGTGCTGGCGGGCATGAATGCGGGCTTCCTGCTGATCATGCTGCTGTGTGCCCTGTTCACCTTCACCCTCATCAACCTCTCCCCCGCGCTGGTTGGCTGGCTCAGCTGGGCCGGGGCGGCCTATGTGCTCTGGCTGGCCTGGCGCATCGCGACCAGCGGCTCCAATCTGTCTAGCGCCGATGGGGCCTTGCCCGGCTTCTGGACCAGCTTCTGGCTGCAGTTCGTGAACGTGAAGATCATTCTCTACGGCATCACGGCGCTCTCCACCTTCGTACTGCCCCACACCACAGAACTTGTCTGGGTGCTGGCCGTCAGCCTGTTGTTGGCGCTGATCGGCTCGCTGGGGAACCTCTGCTGGGCCCTGGCGGGTCATCTACTGCAGCCTCTGTTCCAGCGTCACGGCCGCATTCTGAACCTGACCCTGGCGGCCCTGCTGGTCTACTGTGCGATTCGGATGCTGATCTGA
- a CDS encoding chromophore lyase CpcT/CpeT translates to MIKLMTALFGLFYTCLVWAAPAPFVTPPATPHLNQVSMEPLLSWFSGEFSSREQASYDKRFTSAELRLVEIWPGYRGFRWVYAEQFLTERAVRPFRQRIYRFSPVPDGRILMAEFTMPRATDFAGAWRRPELLDTLTPQQLSLRQGCEIWLSRQPTGEYKGSSKVGSCSTNFGGASTLVQYLWIGPDSIRLLDRAYDNEAHQRWGSPGEGYVYLRRVKQRGE, encoded by the coding sequence ATGATAAAGCTGATGACGGCCCTGTTCGGGCTGTTTTATACCTGCCTGGTATGGGCGGCCCCCGCTCCCTTTGTGACGCCGCCGGCCACACCACACCTGAATCAGGTCAGCATGGAACCCCTGCTCTCCTGGTTTTCCGGCGAGTTCTCCAGTCGGGAGCAGGCCAGCTATGACAAGCGCTTCACCAGCGCCGAGCTGCGACTGGTGGAGATCTGGCCCGGTTATCGGGGCTTTCGCTGGGTCTATGCCGAGCAGTTTCTCACCGAGCGGGCGGTGCGCCCGTTTCGCCAGCGCATCTACCGCTTCTCGCCGGTACCGGATGGCCGCATCCTGATGGCCGAATTCACCATGCCGAGGGCCACCGACTTCGCCGGCGCCTGGCGCAGGCCCGAGCTGCTCGATACCCTCACCCCGCAACAACTCTCCCTGCGTCAGGGCTGCGAGATCTGGCTGAGCCGCCAACCCACGGGAGAGTACAAGGGGAGCAGCAAGGTGGGCAGCTGTTCCACCAACTTCGGCGGCGCCAGCACCCTGGTGCAGTACCTCTGGATTGGCCCCGACAGCATCAGGCTGCTGGACAGAGCCTACGACAACGAGGCGCACCAGCGCTGGGGCAGCCCGGGTGAAGGCTATGTCTATCTGCGGCGGGTGAAACAGCGGGGAGAGTGA